A single Tenacibaculum sp. 190524A02b DNA region contains:
- a CDS encoding DUF1835 domain-containing protein has product MASILHITNGDSTTEILRRLNINEPIITWREMLCEGKTTIDVGSEDFWKTRFDFLKSSYKVTKKTFIDFTLKEYRNLCNQKQQDEIVLWFEYDLFCQINMLAVISWLKRYRNGRKISLVCSGTLENRKGLFGLSQLSKEELLNHYKNRAELSKDDIEYADYIWQLYCSDSPLRLETVHKFNPMSPFAYLEDAIKAHLQRFPSIQNGLNKVENDILNLANQQQFNSDKEFIRAILTNDNLYGFGDTQYINKLQQLKKLFTSLNPVKLSKQGKKVLQNQVNYYAQLRSDFSYLGGSKKYSYLYLNNTDKLLKITS; this is encoded by the coding sequence TACATGGCGTGAAATGCTTTGTGAAGGTAAAACTACTATTGATGTAGGAAGTGAAGACTTTTGGAAAACTAGATTTGACTTTTTAAAGTCATCATACAAAGTTACCAAGAAAACATTTATTGACTTTACTTTAAAAGAATACAGAAATCTTTGTAATCAAAAACAACAAGATGAAATTGTTTTATGGTTTGAATACGATTTATTCTGTCAAATAAACATGTTAGCTGTTATCAGTTGGCTAAAACGCTATAGAAATGGAAGAAAAATATCACTAGTTTGTAGCGGAACTCTTGAAAATAGAAAGGGTTTATTCGGACTTAGTCAATTATCAAAAGAAGAATTATTAAATCATTATAAGAATAGAGCAGAACTTTCAAAAGATGACATTGAGTATGCAGACTATATTTGGCAACTATATTGTTCTGATAGTCCTCTACGTTTAGAAACTGTACATAAATTTAATCCAATGTCTCCTTTTGCTTATTTAGAAGACGCTATTAAGGCACATTTACAAAGATTCCCTTCCATTCAAAATGGATTGAATAAAGTTGAAAATGACATTTTAAATTTAGCTAACCAACAACAATTTAATTCTGACAAGGAATTTATTCGTGCAATTTTAACCAATGACAACCTTTATGGATTTGGTGATACTCAATACATTAATAAACTTCAACAATTAAAAAAACTATTTACTTCCTTAAACCCTGTTAAATTAAGTAAGCAAGGTAAAAAGGTACTTCAAAACCAAGTTAACTACTATGCACAATTACGTTCTGATTTTTCGTATCTTGGCGGTTCTAAAAAATACAGCTACCTGTATCTTAATAATACCGACAAGCTGTTAAAAATTACATCGTAA
- a CDS encoding nucleoside phosphorylase, whose protein sequence is MSIKQSELILNSDGSIYHLNLKPEHVATDIIFVGDQYRVDKVTKHFDTIEFTTQKREFKTTTGTYKGKRISVISTGIGPDNIDIVLNELDAVVNIDLEAREVKKQHTSLNITRIGTSGSLQADIPVDSFLLSSHALDLNGMLHSYQVDSITNPELENAFINHTNWNNKKATPIVIQNGTELAKRLSSDKTYKGITATAGGFYGPQGRVLRLELQDSELNNKIDSFNHNGHKITNLEMETSAIYGLSKLLGHNAVSMNAIIANRANGTFSENPSNTVENLISYTLNKLVE, encoded by the coding sequence ATGAGTATAAAACAATCTGAGCTAATTTTAAATTCAGACGGAAGTATTTACCACTTAAATTTAAAACCTGAGCATGTTGCTACCGATATTATTTTTGTGGGAGACCAATACAGAGTTGATAAAGTAACAAAACATTTTGATACTATTGAGTTTACTACCCAAAAACGTGAATTCAAAACTACTACTGGGACTTACAAAGGGAAAAGAATATCTGTCATTTCAACAGGAATTGGCCCTGATAATATTGACATTGTTTTAAATGAACTAGATGCGGTTGTCAATATCGATTTAGAAGCTAGAGAAGTTAAAAAACAACATACTTCCTTAAATATTACAAGAATTGGTACATCTGGTTCTTTACAAGCAGATATTCCTGTAGATAGCTTTTTATTGAGTTCTCACGCATTGGATTTAAACGGTATGTTACACTCTTACCAAGTTGATAGTATAACCAACCCTGAATTAGAAAATGCCTTTATTAACCATACCAATTGGAACAATAAAAAAGCAACTCCTATAGTTATACAAAATGGTACTGAGCTAGCAAAAAGACTTTCATCAGACAAAACATATAAAGGAATAACTGCTACTGCTGGCGGATTTTATGGGCCACAAGGAAGAGTTTTAAGGTTAGAGCTTCAGGATTCAGAATTAAATAATAAAATAGATAGTTTTAACCATAACGGACATAAGATAACGAATCTTGAAATGGAAACTTCTGCCATATATGGTTTATCTAAATTATTAGGACATAATGCTGTTTCTATGAATGCTATTATTGCAAATAGGGCAAATGGTACATTCAGTGAAAACCCAAGTAATACTGTTGAAAACTTAATCAGCTACACATTAAATAAACTAGTTGAATAA
- a CDS encoding substrate-binding domain-containing protein, which produces MLNLKVGGVPEHFNYPWYITLKNKEYTNHNINLRWKDFPGGTGAMCKALRSGEIDIAIVLTEGIIKDIINGNPSKITQTFVKSPLIWGIHVGAKSNFQKIEDLENATVAISRYGSGSHLMAIVNAHNNGWDIKKLKFQVVGNLQGGIDALTNGEADYFMWEHFTTKPLVDNGTFRRLGDCPTPWPCFVVAVREDILKSNTEEIKTVLDIINNCTKDFKNIQNIDQTLSIRYEQQLEDIREWLSITEWNNGKPIDADLISEIQNKMVAFNVIESKEDSDKLIRNMYI; this is translated from the coding sequence ATGTTAAATTTAAAAGTAGGTGGTGTACCAGAACATTTTAACTACCCTTGGTACATTACTTTAAAAAATAAGGAATATACCAATCATAATATAAACCTCAGATGGAAAGATTTCCCTGGAGGAACAGGTGCTATGTGTAAAGCTCTACGATCAGGAGAAATTGACATCGCAATTGTATTAACAGAAGGTATTATCAAAGATATTATAAATGGTAACCCTTCAAAAATTACGCAAACATTTGTTAAAAGCCCATTAATCTGGGGAATTCATGTAGGTGCTAAATCTAATTTTCAAAAAATTGAAGATTTAGAAAATGCTACTGTAGCTATTAGTCGATATGGATCTGGTTCTCACTTAATGGCTATTGTTAATGCGCACAATAATGGGTGGGATATTAAAAAACTTAAATTTCAAGTAGTTGGAAACTTACAAGGTGGTATTGATGCTTTAACAAATGGAGAAGCTGATTACTTTATGTGGGAGCATTTTACCACGAAACCTTTGGTAGATAACGGAACTTTTAGAAGACTTGGAGATTGCCCAACTCCATGGCCATGCTTTGTAGTTGCTGTTAGAGAAGATATTTTAAAAAGTAATACTGAAGAGATTAAAACAGTTTTAGATATTATAAATAACTGTACAAAGGATTTTAAGAATATTCAAAATATAGATCAAACACTTTCAATTAGATATGAGCAACAGCTTGAAGATATTAGAGAGTGGTTATCAATTACTGAATGGAATAATGGAAAACCTATTGATGCAGATTTAATTTCTGAAATACAAAATAAAATGGTAGCTTTCAACGTTATTGAAAGCAAAGAAGATTCTGATAAATTAATCAGAAATATGTATATTTGA
- a CDS encoding protein-L-isoaspartate(D-aspartate) O-methyltransferase produces MRDTTKHQGLRNQLANTLQAKGIFDEKVLKAIRKIPRHLFIDSSFEEHAYQDKAFPIAAEQTISHPYTVAFQSQVLEVKEGDKILEIGTGSGYQTAVLLELKANVFTIERQHELFKKTSLFLPKLGYRPKRFIFGDGYKGLPIEAPFDKIIVTAGAPFVPKALLGQVKVGGKLLIPVGEGEQVMTLFIRKSPLEFEKHELGDFKFVPMLKKKN; encoded by the coding sequence GTGAGAGATACAACCAAACACCAAGGACTTAGAAATCAACTAGCAAATACATTACAAGCAAAAGGGATATTTGATGAAAAGGTATTGAAGGCAATACGAAAAATTCCAAGACATTTATTTATAGATAGTAGTTTTGAAGAACATGCTTATCAAGACAAGGCATTTCCTATTGCTGCTGAGCAAACGATTTCACATCCATATACGGTTGCATTTCAATCACAAGTTTTAGAGGTAAAAGAAGGGGATAAAATTTTAGAAATTGGTACAGGTTCTGGATACCAAACAGCAGTTCTTTTAGAGTTAAAAGCGAATGTTTTTACTATTGAACGTCAACATGAATTGTTTAAAAAAACCTCTTTGTTTTTACCAAAATTAGGTTACAGACCTAAACGTTTTATCTTTGGAGATGGCTATAAAGGGTTGCCTATTGAAGCTCCTTTTGACAAAATAATAGTAACAGCAGGCGCTCCATTTGTACCTAAAGCTTTATTAGGGCAAGTTAAAGTAGGAGGTAAGTTGTTAATACCTGTTGGTGAAGGAGAGCAAGTGATGACACTTTTTATAAGAAAATCTCCTTTAGAATTTGAAAAACATGAATTAGGTGATTTTAAGTTTGTACCAATGTTAAAAAAGAAGAATTAA
- a CDS encoding Gfo/Idh/MocA family oxidoreductase — protein MLKAGVLGAGHLGKIHLRLLQQSEKFELVGFYDPFTETAEKVAKEFGYKLFNTIEELIDAVDVVDIVTPTLSHFECAKQAIEKGKHIFIEKPITNTVQEAEALRTLASQNHVRGQVGHVERFNPAFTAVKDTIDTPMFIETHRLAEFNPRGTDVPVVLDLMIHDIDIILSVVKSKVKNIHASGVSVISETPDIANARIEFENGCVANLTSSRISMKNMRKSRFFQKDAYISVDFLEKKSEVVKMKDAPEKPDEFAMILQNAEGIKKQIYFDNPKVTLNNAILDELESFAEAIHNNTTPVVSLSQGTEALRVAQQIIDCF, from the coding sequence ATGTTAAAAGCTGGAGTTTTAGGAGCAGGTCATTTGGGGAAAATACATCTGCGTTTATTACAACAATCAGAAAAATTTGAATTAGTTGGTTTTTATGACCCTTTTACTGAAACTGCTGAAAAGGTAGCCAAAGAATTTGGTTATAAATTATTCAACACTATAGAAGAATTAATTGATGCTGTTGATGTTGTAGATATTGTAACTCCTACCCTTTCTCATTTTGAATGTGCCAAGCAAGCTATAGAAAAAGGAAAGCATATTTTTATAGAAAAACCTATTACAAATACTGTTCAAGAAGCTGAAGCTCTTAGAACATTAGCTAGTCAAAATCATGTTCGTGGTCAAGTTGGGCATGTAGAACGTTTTAACCCTGCGTTTACCGCTGTTAAAGACACAATTGACACTCCTATGTTTATCGAAACACATAGGTTAGCTGAATTTAACCCTAGAGGAACTGATGTACCTGTAGTGTTGGATTTAATGATTCATGATATTGATATTATTTTATCTGTTGTAAAATCAAAAGTTAAGAACATTCATGCTAGTGGTGTTTCTGTTATTTCTGAAACGCCAGATATTGCAAACGCAAGAATTGAATTTGAAAATGGATGTGTTGCCAATCTTACTTCTAGTAGAATATCTATGAAAAACATGCGTAAATCACGTTTTTTTCAAAAAGATGCTTACATTTCTGTTGATTTCCTAGAAAAAAAATCTGAAGTTGTTAAAATGAAAGATGCTCCTGAAAAACCAGATGAATTTGCTATGATTTTACAAAATGCAGAAGGTATAAAAAAACAAATTTACTTTGACAATCCTAAAGTAACTCTTAATAATGCTATTTTAGATGAGTTAGAATCTTTTGCTGAAGCAATTCATAATAACACTACTCCTGTTGTATCATTATCTCAAGGAACTGAAGCTCTTAGGGTTGCTCAACAAATCATTGATTGTTTTTAA
- a CDS encoding 3-hydroxybutyryl-CoA dehydrogenase, whose protein sequence is MKNIAVIGAGTMGNGIAHTFAQFGYNVHLIDISQTALDKGIATITKNLDRMLAKEKITESEKNNTLNNITSFTNLKEGIQNTELIVEAATENVDLKLKIFKDLDQFSDESTILATNTSSISITQIAAATNRPEKVIGMHFMNPVPIMKLVEIIRGYNTSDEVMETIVDLTKKINKVPVEVNDYPGFVANRILMPMINESIETLYNGVAGVSEIDTVMKLGMAHPMGPLQLADFIGLDVCLSILNVMYDGFKNPKYAPCPLLVNMVTAGKLGVKSGEGFYDYSESRKAEKVAKMFS, encoded by the coding sequence ATGAAAAATATAGCTGTAATTGGAGCGGGAACTATGGGGAATGGTATTGCTCATACATTTGCTCAATTTGGATATAATGTACATTTAATTGATATTTCTCAAACCGCACTAGATAAAGGTATAGCAACTATCACCAAAAATTTAGATAGAATGCTTGCTAAAGAAAAAATTACAGAAAGTGAAAAAAATAATACTTTAAACAATATAACTTCTTTCACCAATTTAAAAGAAGGTATTCAAAATACGGAACTAATTGTTGAAGCTGCTACAGAAAACGTAGATTTAAAGTTAAAAATTTTTAAAGATTTAGATCAGTTTTCTGATGAAAGTACAATTTTAGCGACCAATACTTCTTCTATTTCAATCACTCAAATTGCCGCAGCTACTAATAGACCTGAAAAAGTAATTGGTATGCATTTTATGAATCCAGTACCAATTATGAAATTAGTTGAAATTATTAGAGGTTATAATACTTCTGATGAGGTAATGGAAACTATTGTGGATTTAACTAAAAAAATTAATAAGGTACCTGTAGAAGTTAATGATTATCCTGGTTTTGTTGCTAATCGTATTTTAATGCCAATGATTAATGAATCTATTGAAACATTATACAATGGTGTAGCTGGTGTTTCCGAAATTGACACGGTTATGAAACTAGGAATGGCTCATCCAATGGGACCTCTTCAGTTAGCTGATTTTATAGGATTAGATGTTTGTTTATCTATCTTAAATGTTATGTATGATGGATTTAAAAACCCAAAATATGCTCCTTGCCCATTATTAGTAAATATGGTTACAGCTGGTAAATTAGGTGTTAAATCTGGCGAAGGTTTCTATGATTATAGTGAGAGTAGAAAAGCAGAGAAAGTAGCTAAAATGTTTTCTTAA
- a CDS encoding aminopeptidase P family protein: MIAKRLQALRNYMTSKNLDAFIIPSTDPHQSEYVAAHWKLREYFSGFTGSAGTLVVTKNIAGLWTDSRYFLQFEDDCKNTEIQLCKQSIPHAPEHVAWLCDLLSENNSIGVDYRQFSKSQIDYIVSYTGSKNIRLQNEPHFVKEIWENRPDLPNSSVDIHPLEFSGETTASKLTKVQGKIEQLNADYYLFSSLDEIAWLFNIRSKDVDFTPLVTAYALVGKQQTTLFCNTNRFTESAIKAFTKLNIKVENYDNIATLLPELTRNKKIITDASSLNYACFEATLGSFIYNNSLVKELKAIKNEVEIAGAKNCMLKDGVALTKFFIWLETELTKRPISEYEIGKKLESYREQQEYYTGESFAAIIGYKGNGAIIHYTAPEKDSAMVSNEGILLVDSGAQYKNGTTDITRTIWLGGEPNNEIKKAYTGVLKGYIELEQLQFPEGTTGAQIDAFARIHLWKNGLNFPHGTGHGIGSYGMVHEPAQGFATGATTARGTTPHLANQFTTIEPGCYVTNEFGIRTENIVLSKKVNQTDFGTFLGFEALTLCYIDTNLIDKSMLTSQEKDWLNSYHKLVFNKLSPLLNKQESEWLEDKCKSI, encoded by the coding sequence ATGATCGCTAAAAGATTACAAGCTTTAAGAAATTATATGACATCTAAAAACTTAGATGCTTTTATTATACCTTCAACCGATCCACATCAATCAGAATATGTTGCTGCTCACTGGAAACTACGTGAATATTTTTCTGGTTTTACTGGTTCTGCTGGTACTTTAGTTGTAACAAAAAATATTGCTGGTTTATGGACCGACTCTCGTTACTTTTTACAATTTGAAGATGATTGTAAAAACACTGAGATTCAACTATGCAAACAATCTATACCACACGCACCTGAGCATGTTGCTTGGTTATGTGATTTACTTAGTGAAAATAATAGTATAGGTGTTGATTATAGACAATTTTCAAAATCACAAATCGATTATATAGTAAGTTATACAGGTTCTAAAAATATTAGGTTACAAAACGAGCCTCATTTTGTTAAAGAAATATGGGAAAACAGACCTGATTTACCTAATTCTTCTGTAGATATACATCCTTTAGAATTCTCAGGGGAAACTACAGCTTCTAAACTAACGAAAGTACAAGGCAAAATAGAACAATTAAATGCTGACTACTATTTATTTTCATCCTTAGATGAAATTGCTTGGTTATTTAACATTCGTTCTAAAGATGTAGATTTTACACCATTAGTAACTGCATATGCTCTGGTAGGAAAGCAACAAACAACACTCTTCTGTAATACTAATCGTTTTACCGAAAGCGCTATTAAAGCTTTTACTAAACTTAATATAAAGGTTGAGAACTATGATAATATTGCTACGCTACTCCCTGAACTTACTCGCAATAAAAAAATAATAACGGATGCTTCTAGCCTAAACTATGCTTGTTTTGAAGCTACTTTAGGAAGTTTTATTTATAACAATTCATTAGTAAAAGAATTAAAAGCTATTAAAAACGAAGTTGAAATAGCTGGTGCCAAAAACTGTATGCTTAAAGACGGAGTGGCATTAACAAAATTCTTTATTTGGTTAGAAACAGAATTAACTAAAAGGCCTATTTCAGAATATGAAATTGGTAAAAAACTAGAAAGCTATAGAGAGCAGCAAGAATATTATACTGGTGAATCATTCGCTGCTATTATTGGGTATAAAGGCAATGGAGCTATTATACATTATACAGCACCTGAAAAAGATTCAGCCATGGTTAGTAATGAAGGTATACTGTTAGTAGACAGTGGAGCTCAGTATAAAAATGGAACTACAGATATTACTAGAACCATTTGGTTAGGAGGTGAACCTAATAATGAAATTAAGAAAGCCTATACAGGAGTTTTAAAAGGTTATATTGAATTAGAACAATTACAATTCCCTGAAGGTACAACTGGAGCACAAATAGATGCTTTTGCTCGTATTCATTTATGGAAGAATGGATTAAACTTCCCTCATGGTACAGGGCATGGTATTGGAAGCTATGGTATGGTGCATGAACCTGCACAAGGTTTTGCTACTGGAGCTACAACAGCAAGAGGTACTACTCCACATTTGGCTAACCAATTCACAACTATAGAACCTGGTTGTTACGTAACTAATGAGTTTGGAATAAGAACTGAAAATATTGTTTTATCTAAAAAAGTTAACCAAACAGATTTTGGTACTTTTCTTGGATTTGAAGCTCTAACTTTGTGTTATATAGACACCAATCTAATAGACAAAAGTATGCTAACATCTCAAGAAAAAGATTGGCTAAACAGTTATCATAAATTAGTATTTAACAAACTCTCTCCCTTATTAAACAAACAAGAATCGGAATGGCTAGAAGATAAATGTAAATCAATTTAA
- a CDS encoding OmpA family protein gives MSNFLKAFLAFLCWSTIAIFVYGRHYNNTETVSTTPATKKIETNSETIQTEESKDSLKENSKVSKHQNSKPKEVPLLDNKTKPTPLKFKEKFITNSSHSRVLLPKKFFYFKDSIFNFLNNNPDKEIIITGYYLPKEAINDSLNLGIQRANYLKKKLINFGVNSKKIHEKSAKKDYIYDAEGYYAEGILIEYQNLSKEKIQNIEKDITNKTLNAYFGNNSFKPDRTLYTYTNEIKNYLNKYPSKKITIIGHTDNVGEESTNKLIGLQRAKSVADYFFEQGIDSTKITSISKGETSPIVDNNTQQNRAKNRRIEIIIN, from the coding sequence ATGAGTAACTTTTTAAAAGCTTTTCTAGCTTTTTTGTGTTGGAGTACTATTGCTATTTTTGTTTATGGTCGCCATTATAATAATACTGAAACAGTATCTACAACACCCGCTACCAAAAAAATTGAAACGAACTCCGAAACTATTCAAACTGAAGAGTCAAAGGATTCTCTAAAAGAAAACTCTAAAGTATCTAAACATCAAAATAGTAAACCAAAAGAAGTTCCTTTACTGGACAACAAAACGAAACCTACTCCACTAAAGTTTAAAGAAAAGTTTATTACAAACTCCAGCCATTCAAGAGTTTTACTACCTAAAAAGTTTTTTTACTTTAAAGATTCTATTTTTAATTTTTTAAATAATAATCCTGATAAGGAAATTATTATAACTGGCTATTATCTTCCAAAAGAAGCTATTAACGACAGCCTAAACTTAGGTATTCAAAGAGCCAATTACCTAAAGAAGAAGTTAATTAACTTTGGAGTTAACTCTAAAAAAATACATGAAAAATCAGCCAAAAAAGATTACATCTATGATGCTGAAGGGTATTATGCTGAAGGCATCTTAATTGAATACCAAAATCTATCAAAAGAAAAAATTCAAAATATAGAGAAAGATATTACTAATAAAACGCTTAATGCGTATTTTGGTAATAATAGTTTTAAGCCAGATAGAACCCTATATACCTATACAAATGAGATAAAAAATTATTTGAATAAATATCCCTCAAAAAAAATTACTATCATAGGTCATACTGACAATGTAGGAGAAGAATCAACCAATAAATTAATAGGCTTACAAAGAGCTAAAAGTGTGGCTGACTATTTTTTTGAACAAGGCATTGATTCTACAAAAATAACTTCCATATCTAAAGGAGAAACCTCTCCTATAGTAGACAATAATACACAACAAAATCGAGCAAAAAACCGACGTATAGAAATTATAATTAACTAA